The nucleotide sequence GTTCAACAAAGCCATCATGGAGAGCGGTGTGTCTCTGGGTCCCTGGGCTGTGGCTCGTCCAGGGAAAGACATCATCTCTCCGCTGCAGTTTGCACAGAGCCTGGGAAACGAGACTGGATGTGGCGCTGCTGTTCTCCAGTCCAACGAGGCCCTTGTCAGCTGTCTCAGGAACGTTACTATGGATGTCATTCTTGGCGCGAGTGATAATATCAGTGTGCGTGAAATGCTTTTATTCCGAGATAGAATTTGTCATTTCAGTATCTCGGAAGTACATGAAATCACGACCGACTAGTTGCGTGATTGGCTGGCTGATTGTTTGTCGAGATTTTAACAAAATATTAAAGtatgaaatgaaattaaatgTCGTTACTTGTAATGCCAGCTGAGTTACAGATTAAAAGTACCTTCCGTCGACATCTTTACTGCACTTCTAGACAATTAAACCGAATTTGAGGTACATGTATTTCTAATGACAAAACCTGCCTTTACTTCTCACTAGAACTCAACCCAAGCTCCGATATTTCGCCCAACAGTGGAAACATTGCTGGGAGTGATACCAGACGATCCGCTGAGACTTCTGACTCGTGACGCCGGAAGCAACATCCCGTCCATCCGGGGAGTCAACAGGAACGAGAACTCCTTCCTCTTTCTTCGTGAGTTATTGGGCTTGGTAATTTTAAGCTTACTTTCCATTTTCAGttggtgtttaaaaaaaatatatattagaagcatgtgtgtgtgtgtgagtgtgtgtgtatgtgtgtgtatgtgtgtgtgtgtgtgtgtgtgtgtgtgtgtgtgtgtacgcgtgcctgtgtgtgtacgcgtgcctgtgtgtgtacgcgtgcctgcgtgtgtgtacgtgtgtgtgggaCAATGCTCTGAGTGCAAAAGATCACTTCTTCAATTGGGATGCTGAGAGTAACTTAGAGTTTCAATTTCAAGTTGGTCACGTGGTAAGCAGTGGAAACCCTTACATTTTGCAGATAATTCCTTTTGCCCCTTGTGCTTTTTTCTCAGAGACACCAGTTTCGTTGTTCACCCTGGCAACGATTAAGACAGTGGCTTTTCTGTTTGCGGAGGAATATTTTCCCGGTCAAAGCCAGGCTGTGGTTGATAGGATCATCGccgaatacatcacctcaaaGAACCTCACTACGTCTGAACAGTTCAGGGACGCTGCCATACAGGTGACTTGGTGATGGTGGTATAGTCGCATtggaggtggtggtgatggCGTTGGTGGGGGTCGAGATTTCATGTTCAAATGCACACTTTAATAAGTTTCTAAGATAGCTTATGTCCGTGCGGAGTCGGAGCATTTTAATGAATTAAGTTTGCAACGGGACACTAGGGTCGcggttaagaaattaattcatcacacacaaaaatctcaCCCTGCATAGAAACCATTCAAGAAGTTGATgtttggtacgtgtccaagtggagggatggtcttctcGCGCGTAAAGGCCGGGGTAGATCTGAGACTGTGAGCCGAGGTTTACAAGGGAAACAAGGACCTTACCTTAAAACGCAACTCTTTTCATTATATACCTGCACTAATTGTCAGTCTTTTTCACATGGtaaaatatttgtgtgtgtgtgtgtgtgtgtttttgcaggTCATGACGGATTTTAACTTCATTGTGCCCGCTGTTCTGGAACAGAGGGAAAGCGTGCAGCAGTCTGGACATGCAGTGCAGTACCTTTATGAGTTTACCTACCGTGCCACCCACACGACCATACCCGCCTGGGCAGGTTAGTACAgtaactacagtggtacctgcggtgaaaggacacccttgggaccagccaaaagtgttcctacattgcaggtgaccTGTCATTACAGGAAGGCCTATATTATGCTCATGTTGATATACACAAGCAAAATAGAGGGTGTCTCTTTTTctgctccctcccccccccccccccccccccacctctctctctctttcgccaccatgcgcccccccccccccccctctctctctctctctctctctctctctctctctctctctctctctctctctctctctctctcgatctctcacacacacataagcatatattcttgcttatctattaccctcgataataaagatttgttcttgtcttgacttgtctctctctatcactcttgTAAAGACAGCTTCGCGTAATATTTTTCGATTACTACCACTGATCCGAGTTATCCAGCGGACTAACTGCGAACAATAATGACAACCTGTCTTTTGTCACAGGTGTCAGGCACGGCTCAGAGGTACCCTTCGTGTTTGGTCAGCCATTTTCGCATGACATCTCCTTTCTCAAACTGTATCCCTACCACTGGACAGTCGAGGACTTGAAAATGTCCATGAATATGATGACTATGTGGACAAACTTCGCCAAATATGGGTAAATAACGTTATCTTAAGTTTATTGTTTTCAAAGAATCATAAAGCCTCAGACACAATAATTGTTTAattcaaatttcttttttttagacgaactttatttttgttgttctgCTGTCAGCAGGTATATCACAATTTTTGGAAATGAATCTTGAAACGTGAAAAAATGAAGCTATTCAAAATTGTATTTTATTCAGTGCAATACACGTTGGTTCCATATTCCGATATTCGTTTCAGTTTTGAGAAAGAGTTCATGGGGTGCAAGTGCCAAAATATTAATGTGTTTTAGCTGGCATCATCACCGTTTATCGTTTGTAACAACATCACATAGCTGTTTATACAAATACCACAGGCTATCAAATTTCCTTGTTTCATTAACGCAAGCGTTTGTGTAATTCTTAGTATTCCATATTCCCAGGTGTTCTTCCCAAACACTGTCTGTCCAATTTAACCAGATGACTTTTGTCCAAGCATAATTATGTCCCGTAAATGGCAATAACTAAGCTCGCTGATAATCAATTTAACGATATTAACTAGTTATTTTCTTCCTCTCAGGAATCCCACCCCTCAGAGTGTGGGCGGGGTCAGCTGGGTACCATACTCACTGGACAGTCAGAGCTACCTGGACATCGGTCCAACTCTATCCGTCAAGGCCAACTTGGCGGCAGATCGCGTCCAGTTCTGGAGTGCCATTTTGAACGATGTGGGAGCCCCGATTCTCATTGGGTAGTTTTGGACTTCAATTCTGCTCTCAGGAGGTCCACTTCTTGGGGATATATTTAGAGTGCGTTGTAATTTGTaactgtttgttttttctccataCCCCAAGATGGCCCAAGGTTCATGAATAAAACGTTGGAACGTTATTTTCAGTGATATGTTTTGTCTATTTAAcacctgtttgtttttgtttttgtttgtttgtttgtttggttggttggttggttggttggttggttggttggttggttggttggttgtatCCTGTGcgcctgtgagtgtgtgtgtgtgtgtgtgtgtgtgtgtgtgtgtgtgtgtgtgtgtgtgtgtgtgtgtgtgtatgtgtgtgtgcgtgtgtgtgtgtgtgtgtgtccttactTGTAGATGAATGTATACATGCACCAGTGATGTTTCGATGACCTAACACATTTCTGCCTGCTTGTTGATTAAATTGATTTTTCGGAGAGGTGGGGGTCAATTCCTTGTCAACTATGCACAATACTTAACCCGaaagaaacaaaagagaaaTAGTATCAAGATTTAATGACTATGTCCGATGTAAAAGAGAAATTAGATGAATCAAATAACAACGGTAAGTAAAAGGTCAGATAGTCACAaggacctttttttttattttttttttatttttatttttattttttctcttttttttttctttatttttttctcttaattCCTACTACGTCTGTGACTGCTACTACAATTACCTGCAAACAAATCAAGAAACAGATTGTTATCAacacaaaaatgtgtgtgttttttttgtgtgtttttttttaaaggataaGGTATCATTTAAGGTTCTGTGAGGATACCCTCATGGCAattcatgttttttttgttttttttttctcttcactaCAGTTACAGCTATTTCATTCACCTTTGCTATGTCTagtagtttgtgcgtttgtttgcgtgtatgtgcgtgtgtgtgtgtgagtgcgtgtgtgtgtgtgtgtgtgttgttgttgttgttgttcccatatttctgttaaataataccattttcagcgggacaatacataacaagttaattaatccaacgctcgatGGACAAAAGGCaagaatttacaaattaccaattacagtactagtttttagcacagcatcatacggcgcatatataaataactttacattaacagcactatactactatttatctatattcttatacacagttcaattttactagagatttcgaagtcgagcttggttctgaaataagaccttcatgttagtttttggatttccgtacttaaactggcttatgcacatttttgatatcaatataaggtgattaattatgaaggttttctctctggggatatcacgtgtgaaatacccaaaaagagcctcttcgcagcttaactttatatttttgcctgtacatttaaatatgtacccttgacattcctgccatatgggttgcactgctctacactgccagaaaaagtgctcgatgaagtcggtttcgttacaatactgacagagatttgtttgacgaattcctatcttatgtagcaaaatgttggtgggatatatattgtgtaaaattttccaatacaatagacgaagacgggtttctgtcgagcattcgttagctaatttccaatgtttatcttctaatgtaatatttaatttgttcgaccaaaatccagctgagcttggctcctttatctcataatttaacatctttaggcgaatttggcgtggagataattgtataaatggcatatgatcagaccgggcctgacccgtatcacgcaataatagagctttaatggcagtctgtattgcattatattcaaataggcgagactgtttatatccagttcgttcacatatttcctcaaaagagcacatgtcgttatcgttaaagacatctttaacaacgcatattttagcctttatccagtcattcatgtatagcgtttgcttcctgtaccttatatttgtattattccataaggtttgattgcgtacacttatctgctgttcattactgcttatttctttgatcttgtgtttattgtttagccaggtgataaaagcttgtttccagaaatattgctttatggaacctagtcctttaaaattttctgcactcacatttgagcgcaaacagcataggcgttcgcccagatttaaaaaggatgctaatggaatctgttgccactttgcgttacttccgtccagcagcctcataatccatgaaattagaaataatgtttgtacatctttgacattaatcattttcagacctccatgatttgtctcttggcacattacttttctattaactttttcataagctcttttgtttgaatattttttcttccagataAATCGGAATAGAGATGAATTTAGCTTATTGAGGAAGTTTTCTGTGGCACATAGAGATTGCAGTACGTAAGTAAACTGTGACAACATTAATGTTTTGACTATACATATTTTCCCCATTATACTTAGGTTTCTTTTCGACCATGTTGCTATTAATGAATTTACTTTATGTAGTTTAGGTTCCCAGTTTTCTTCTAGGTTGGAGGCTGAGACAGAGTTGTTGAAATGAATTCCtaagattttgatttgttttttccaaataatattacatggtcggtcagcagaaaatttatttatactaagccacattgcttctgtcttttgatcattcattgctaaccctgaaaattttgaaaactgaGTTATAAGATGTAATACGTTTCTTAGGTCTTTCTCACAAGGACCTTGATAAAGGTAACAACTTAGGTGAGCTAGTGATCTGACTAAAAGCCAGCTGCGTTTCTTCGTCTGACATCGGCCTTGAAATAATTATACTAAAAGCGATGGAGGGTGCCCCCCATTTTTCACCCAGCATCACGACATTACAGCGTCACTAATGGCAAGTGGAATGCCTGTACTGCCGTTGGTGTCTTTATGTCACCAGCACCAAATACCAAGACACTATGTTTCGGCCAGAATGTCCCATCTGATGTATAATTTGGTAGAATAATTTCGCTTGCTGGTAGACGATCTCACAGATCTAAGGGTAACCTTCAATATTAGAGTGGAGTTAGGCCACGCTCTGGTTTCGCCGATACAGAAGAGTCCACTCCAACCTTGCCAGTGAAAGCTCTAAGGTAATACTAAGACTTCTCCATAATTTGTATGTGTAAAAAGTTAAGAACTACTTGGGTTTTAAacatttttagtgtgtgtgtgtgtgtgtgtgtgtgtgtgtgtgtgtgtgtgtgtacccatgtttccacaggtttggttgcctaaatcaccataaggcaaccatccacacgtggatggcaacctaaactctggatggcaacctaattgtgtggatggtcgcttcatttaacaccgttaaattgacttttttgacggaaagaatgtcataacaatgttcaaaatgacattctttccgtcctctataggcgacgaaataggtcaaattttgtgcattttttagtgcaaaattcttcgatgccggagcgagtactgcacccagtgctgttgtagtgcaagtgcactagaaaggcactacacccagtgccgcctcttaggtaaccatccacactttaggtatgtgtgtgtgtgtgtgtgtgtgtgtgtgtgtgtgtgtgtgtgtgtgtgtgcgtgtgcgtgtttgtgtgtctgtgtgtgtgtttgtgtgtgtgtgtgtgtgtgtgtgttagtgtgtgtgtgcgtgtgtgtgtcaagacAACTAAAAACATGATTCTTATTTCACCAGCAAACCATGTATAGGAGTACTTTACACATGCAATGGTTTTATTCGTGCAGGACAAAAACCGACCAAATTCATTTTCAACAAAGATAAAAAGGTTCTCGTTGTCCATGTCAAAGATGGCGTAGACAAATCACGTGTCTAGATTTCAAAATTTCGGATAATGCAAAATTATCATGTAAAGTGAATTATTTCGTTATATAGTGGTTCAAAAGCCAGCGCGCGAGCACgtttgtgtatacatgtacatgcgATGGGTATTGCCTTCTTTTGCACAGTGATCTATAGAGGAGATGGCGACAACAACTTCATTGGCATTCCTGTTGCTTGCCACTGCCATTGTACCACTGTGTGTGTCGAAGGACGTGGTTGTGACAACAAAGAACTGAGCGTTGAGGAGAAGACGGGTCAGCACTGGACAGACGAGTTATCTGGACACCTTCCTCGTCATCCCTTTTGCTGCACCTCCTGTCGgtatgatggtgtgtgtgtgtgtgtgtgtgtgtgtgtgtgtgtgtacgtatgtgtgtgtgtgtgtgtgtgtgtgtgtgtgtgcgtgcgtgcgtgcgtgcgtgcgtgcgtgcgtgcgtgcgtgcgtgcgtgtgtgtgtgtgtgtgtgtgtgtgtgtgtgtgtgtgtgtgtgtgtgtgtgtgtgtgtgttgatgcacGTATGTGTACTTTCAAGAATAAAGGACACTAAAGCCCCTTAAAAATTGATACTGGATAATTTTACGTTTCTTTTGCTAATGAATAATTTATCTCACttaaaaaaagtgatttttcaTAAAAGTCACAtgaggttttgttgttgttgtttttcttctttttacatttagtcaagttgtttttacatttagtcaagttttgactaaatgttttaacatagagggggaatcgagacgagggtcgtggtgtatgtgtgtgtgtgtgtgtgtgtctgtctgtgtgtgtgtgtagagcgattcagactaaaccactggaccgatctttatgaaatttgacatgagagttcctaggaatgatatccccggacgtttttttaaattttttcgataaatgtctttgatgacgtcatatccggctttttgtaaaagttgaggcggcactgtcacaccctcatttttcaatcaaattgattgaaattttggcaaagcaatcttcgacgaaagccggactttggtattgcatttcagcctggtggcttaaaaagtaattaatgaatttggtcattaaaaatcttgtcattaaatttgttttttgtaaacgatccaaaaacaatttcatcttattcttcgtcattttctgattccaaaaacatatacatatgttatatttggattacaaacaagctctgaaaattaaaaatatgaaaactatgattaaaattaattgtccgaaatcgatttagaaacaatttcatcttattccttgtcagtccctgtttggattaaaaacaaactcagtacgctaaaaagaatagagatacagaaaagcgtgttatccttctcagcgcgaccattaccgcaatATTCTggtttgtcgatttcactgcctttgccacgagcggtggactgactacgagtatgcggtcttggtgaaaaaatgcagtgggttcagtttcattctgtgagttcgacagcttgactaaatgttgttattttgccttacgcgacttgttttcttcttcgcAAGTCTTTTCGATTCTGTTATTGTTTCTATTAGATTCAGACTTTTTTCAGACATGACTCAatattgcaaaaaaaaacaattttgacATGAATCACCATAATTGTCACAAACGTTATGGTACCTTTACTTTGTTTGGTTCTCTTCGCTTCAAAGCCCCGCAACCTGCCGTTGCCTGGACGGGTACCCGTGATGCCACCCAGTTCTCCAAAATATGTCCTCAGTTGCCATACGGCGTTTTTGCCCTTGGGCTACCCACCAGCGAGGACTGTCTCAATTTGAACGTTTATTCTCCTAAAGTAAGCGTTTTGTTTTCCGAGTTCCATCGGTGCTATAGTGCCTTCTGTCActtttttttgtcttcttcattctttatttctatgaTTTTTCCGAAAACGAGACATTACCTGGTGTGTAGGGGCAGGTGTCAAACCAAGCAGTGAGTCAAATTGGCTGAAATTGAGAATTGTTTGAGATTTACACCAATCCGACCCAGTGCTTGGGACCCAAAATTGATGAATTCCAGAAATAACACTGTCGGTTTGGTGTGGGTTGTGAAAGtgtgagtacccttgcttttttCGGGGAGGGCGGATTGCttgaaatcacaaacaaacCCAATTTCAAGCCATCTGTCCCCGTGGCTGGTTCCCGCCCGGTTTTTTACTTGCTTGTGTCTACATCAGCCCTGGGTTAAGACTGTGCTCTGCGCATGAGAGAGGGGCGAAAGAGTGtcgggtgggtggggggggggggggtaaatggGGTGGTGATGTAATGCATGTTCGACTTGACTGAAATATTTCAAATTGAGTTGGTCAGTTATAAACAAAGTCGGTT is from Littorina saxatilis isolate snail1 linkage group LG5, US_GU_Lsax_2.0, whole genome shotgun sequence and encodes:
- the LOC138965856 gene encoding neuroligin-4, X-linked-like; this encodes MAMKITTLLLLASVRLCVSDDVVLTTKMGELKGRRLSSGPWSYLDSFKGIPFAAPPVGSLRFKEPQPAGGWAGTRAADGFFAPCDFIEDCLYLNVYKPTQIPPSDASLLPVMVWIYGGGYKTGNTAIYNAEELASKGNVVVVTISYRLGALGFLSTLDSASPGNYGLLDQILALKWVKDNIASFQGDPNDVTLFGQSAGAACVSLLRLSPLAQGLFNKAIMESGVSLGPWAVARPGKDIISPLQFAQSLGNETGCGAAVLQSNEALVSCLRNVTMDVILGASDNISNSTQAPIFRPTVETLLGVIPDDPLRLLTRDAGSNIPSIRGVNRNENSFLFLQTPVSLFTLATIKTVAFLFAEEYFPGQSQAVVDRIIAEYITSKNLTTSEQFRDAAIQVMTDFNFIVPAVLEQRESVQQSGHAVQYLYEFTYRATHTTIPAWAGVRHGSEVPFVFGQPFSHDISFLKLYPYHWTVEDLKMSMNMMTMWTNFAKYGNPTPQSVGGVSWVPYSLDSQSYLDIGPTLSVKANLAADRVQFWSAILNDVGAPILIG